Below is a genomic region from Spartobacteria bacterium.
AAGCCGTTGAATACGACCTATGTGTCATTACCGGCGATATTAAATTTCGAACAGATGGCTCGGAACGCAAAGCCCTGAATAAACTTGAGCGAGTACGAAAACACATTCACAAGCCCGTCCTTGCTGTACTTGGAAATCATGATTTCATCCATATGACCCCACTGCTTGAAGCTATGGACATACAAGTTCTGATGAATGAAAACAGTCTTATCGAGCGGAATGAACAGCGTATTGCCATTGCTGGTGTTGATGATCCCCATTTCTACCTTGCCGATAATCTGGAACGTGCTACTCAGGGATTAACGGGCAGGGATTACTCGATTCTTTTAGCTCATTCACCGGAAGTATTTCGCAAAGCGTCCTATTGTGGTTTTGACTTGTTATTGTGCGGTCATACTCACGGCGGACAAATCTGCGCTCCCGGGGGGCATGTTCTTTATTCTAATGCACGTATTCCCCGATCACTTGCACGTGGTAAGTGGCAGTATCGCTCCATGGACGGCTATACGTCCTGCGGCATCGGCTCATCCAGTATTGACGTCCGTTTCAACTGCCCGCCGGAACTCGTCATCCACACACTGAGAACAAATCACTCCCAGTCTACCAGTTCACGCAGCGCATAAATGCCGCGCCATCCTCCTTTAACTCTCCGAGCACCACTAGTACGTTTGGCACCGAACTGATCCTGATTTTCTGAAAAAAAAGCCTCTACAAACCCCTTGCTCCCAATAATAAGCCCATCAGTAAAATAGCGGCTCCGGTACCGTAGTCGCTCCCCGTCAGTCATGTTCAAACGATGACCAAGCTGCTCCCGTAACATATCGTGATCCGTATCCGCTCTCTCGGGATGCCTGCGAACCTCATCATACATTAGAATTCGCTCTAAATAATGTGTCGAAACCGACTGCCACCCTTCTGTATCCATGGATGCAATGATCCGCTGAATACCCTTCTGTGCCGCCTCCTGGCCTCCCATTGCCTCTCCAAAACCGCCAAATCGATAGTGCTGCGGTTCAGCCACCATTCCCGCCCGTACCGGATTCATCTCGATATATGCGGCAACAGTGCGCAGCGGCGTTCCTGGCTCAACCAAAACACTCTTAAAACGTGCGTCCCATAACGCGCCTGTTCTACTCTGTCGACGATTATACCAACGCGAAAACCGCTGTTTTAGCTGTTTCATAAACTCGCTGATATCATGCATCCTATAAACATATCTCCGGCGATCTTTAGCCACCTCTTCTGCCGGCCATTCACTCCATAGTTCCCGTAATTCGTCCAGTTCCTGAGATAAATACAGAGACCTCATACGTTCCCAGAATATGTTATCTGGAACATCTTGATTCCTGTCCGGCTCTTCCAGAAGAAGATGCACATGATTTGTCATGATCGAATACGTCAGAACCCGCACACCCGTGAATCCCTCAATACGCCGCACAAGTTTACGCATGTGTTCTTTTTCTATATCGCCAAGTAGCATCTGCCGACCGACAATACGACTCATGCAATGGTAATAGGATAATTCATTTCGTTTTATTCGCTGTTTCATGTCGGAAATCTAAGCAGTGACACAGAGATTGGTCAAGCCAAAAATCGTTTATTAATCTGATTAATATTATGTTCTTGCCAGTATCATCTACGCACTATTTTAATTAACTCCGTTACTTCACTGCATCGCAGCAAGAAGGTACATGCCACGTAAAACACACCGCCGATAGTTATCGCGATGAGCAACAGAATGATCTGTTTCAGCTTGGCATATATCATCCATGACACAGGGATCGCGTTCATCAATGTATGGAATAACACGATCGCAATCACACCCATGACCAGCGCGGCGAAAAGGTGACGAATAAACGCCCTGCCAATTTGTATCCAGTGCGGTGATCCCAGCTTTCTGTGAAGACATACCGCCAAAATCACTGCGTAGACACTTTCAGAGGCCACCGTTCCCAGAGCAATTCCGGCATGTTCTTTGTAAGGTGGCAGCAGCCATATAAAAGTGATATTGAGAACAACATTCAAAGCCAGACAGAATAACCCGGCTTTAAAAGGCGTTGTTGTATCTTTCAACGCATAAAAGGCGGGCGTAAATATCTTGGCCAAACTAAAAACAAGCAGTCCGGGTGCATAACACTGTAAGGCCAAGGATGCCAGCTGGGTTGATCGCTGATCAAAGGCTTTCCATTGGTAAATAATCTCAATGACAGGATGAGCAAATAATATAAGACCCATCGCAGCAGGTGTCATGACAAACAGCAACATGCGTAAAGACTGATGGATCGTGCCAAGCATTTCATCGTATTTCTTTTCCGCTGTATTGGCAGAAAATGTTGGTAATAAAACCGTTCCCAATGCAGTGGCAAATATCCCCAGCGGCAGATAAAGAATACGTTCACTATAAAACAATGACGCAGGAGCCCATGGCCCGATCCAGGCGGCCAAACCGCGGTCTACGAGCACATTGATCTGGGTTACGGCAAGACCCAGAGCAGCGGGCCCCATTAACGTCAAAACGCGGCGTGTCTGTATGTCAAACAGCGGCGTGGTAAGTCCAAAGCGAAAGCCATGCATTCGAAGGACAGGCCATTGAATAAGCAGTTGAAAAATACCTGCCAGCACGATAGACCACGCGATAACATAAATCTTGTTTGCCCCCGGAACAAGATATGGTGCAACCCATGCTGCGGCAACAATCCAAATAAGATTGAGAATGCAGGGTGTCGCTGCCGGTAACGCAAAATGTTTATAGGAATTGAGGATCGCCATGCATAATCCAGCCAAACAAATAAAAATCATGTATGGAAGCATAATGCGCATCAATGACAATGTCAGCAGTGACTGTTCATCTACTGCTGTCGTACGTAAAAATGAAATGCTTATCCATATTACACTACACAGGATCACAAGCAGGGTCGTTGTTATGAATAGAACCCGCTGCGCCAGTTTCCAAGCTGCGGCATCTCCTTGTTGAACCCGTCGTTCCATAAATACAGGAATAAACGATGCGGCTAATGCCCCCTCACCAAAAAGACGTCGGAACAGATTGGGAATGGTAAATGCGATAACAAACGCAGACATCGCAGTCGATGTGCCGAATAATCCAGCCATAAATACATCTCGAACAAGGCCTAAAACACGGCTCAGCATCGTCAGACTGCTGACAATACCTGTTGATTTCAATATAGCCCGTCGATTGTTCACTCAGGAATATCTTCGTTCGTTGGTTTGAAAATCTGTTTTTCTGGGTGTCTGGAATAATACTCCATTTCCCATAGCTTATAATACTTCATTGCAACAGCGAACGCGCTGACTGTCGCAATGAGCAGGCCGTGACGACCGGACATAAACCCTTTTTTGAGAATATACGCCTTAAAAAAACGCCAAAACGGACGTAAAAGAATATCACTCCATTGAAATCGAATACCTTCTTTATATTTTTCCAGTGCTGTAATCGTCGAAAAGCGATTCATTGTACGAAGGTGATCGTTGATGCTGTCGTAGGTATAATGGTAAATCGGCGACTTCATCGTCTTAACGGGTCCGTCAACTTTCACTTGATCGTGAGGTTCCCGGCCAACACTACGTCCGCGATCACGCATAAAGAGGCGCAATTTCACATCGGGCCACCATTCCCCGTGCTTGATCCATTTTCCCAGATAATACACCATACGGGGAAAGGCATAACCAACAAAGGGTGCATCGGAGTTAATCTCTCGTTTTATCTCTTCCTTCAACTGAGGCGATAATTCTTCGTCGGCATCGAGAAAAAGAACCCATTCGTTCGCAGCCATCTCCCGAATCATATTGCGCTGACCTATATAACCGAGCCAGGGACGCTGATACACTCGATCGGTAAACTGACGACAAATTTCCACGGTGCGGTCTGTGCTAAAACTATCTACGACAATAATTTCGTCGCACCACAACAGGCTTTGCAGGCAGCGGGCAATTTTTTTTTCTTCATTGAATGCGGTCACACAAGCCGAAATTTTCTGCATCAAAAACATTCCTTCCGTTGATCGGTACCCAAATAAGTGCGAAGCACATCAATAACTTCTTCAGAAGAGACCAATGCCAGCATCGCGGTCGCTTCCTCCGACTCTCTCGGCACATCGCGTTGCTGACGACGGCTGTGCTGTAAAACGGTGAATTGATCACCCAGCGGGCCCGTTTTTTGCGGATCGGTAATGCCATATACAGCAATAACCGAACAACCCAAAGCGGACGCCAGATGCATTCCGCCACTGTCATTGGCGACAATTGCATCGCATTGCGCCATGAGTGCTGCCCATAAGGCAAAAGACGTCGTTCCCGCAAAACTCTGACAATGTGACGAATTCACTGTCGCAGCAATTTGTCCGCACAATGAAGCTTCCGCCGGAGTTCCAAAAAGCACCGCACTACCCCCTTCTGCACACAAATATTGTGCGACGGCAGCATACCTCTCCGGAGCCCATTGCTTCGATGTCCCTCTGGCGGCACCAGGAATGAGTCCGACCAAAGGACGAGAAAACGGGGCAAGTAAGTTCATCGCATCTCTTTTTTCTTCATCACTGATACGTAACGAAACGGAATGAATTACTGCAGGTGCGTTTTCGGGGCAAAGAATATGAAATGCTTCATACGCTTGATGTTTTTGCTGTATTTCCGGCGTATACGGGCGCAAGCGATTGATTAGCCATCGTCGGGCATGACCCGGAGCGCCGATGCGCAAAGGAATCCCCGCCATCCATGGAATCAGTGCCGAACGCACTGAATTGGGAAGAATATAGGCCGCATCAAACGACCGCTTCCTTAATTTAGAGGCCAGACGACACATATCACGGCCTGTGTGCGGCATTTCCATAAATTCAATCCGTTCAGGAAACATCGCCCATACCGATTTCATAGACTTTTTAGCCAGAACAGTAACTTTTACATCGGGATTTGCCTGCATAAACGACACAACAGCCGGCATACACATAATGCTGTCGCCCAACCAGTTAACTCCACAAATAAGAACTGTATTCATAGTGCTATTTGAAGCAGATGCGGCGTATCAACGCCTCAAAATCTTCTTTTCCGGTTAAAAGTTCAATTTCGACCCGTAGGAAATAAATAGAGATATCACGACGTTTTATCTTAGGTAACCGTACGGCATCCTTTTCCGTTGTCACGATGATCTCCGCACCGCGTTCAATGCTCTTATTAATTCGATCCAATATTTCCATCTGAGTATAACGGTGATGGTCGGCATACCTTTTCCGGTCCACCAGCTCAGCACCAAATTTGCATAGTTCATTTTCAAAACCATCTGGAGAAGCAATGCCGGACATCGCAGCCACACGCTTGCCCTCAAGATACTCCAGCGGAAACCGCTCCCCTGTATAAACGTTTTCCAGATAGCGCGGACAATGACGACACTCCGAAATCTCTGCATGTGAATTCAAGGCTCGTAACTGTGCCTTCAACTCTTTTTGCGGACCGGAACACTTCGTAATAAAAATAAAATGGGCTCTTTTAATGTTACGTATAGGTTCTCTCAATAAACCGCGAGGCAGAACACGACCGTTATTACCAAAGGGGTTTGTGCTGTCAACAAGCACAATATCCACCCAGTGCTTCAGTTTTAAATGCTGAAACCCATCATCGAGAATCAGCGTATCACATCCGAGTGCCTTAATGGCATAACGACCAGATTTAACGCGATTGGCATCCACTAAAACAGCGGCTTTGGGCAGATTGGACGCCAGCATATAGGGCTCGTCGCCTGCTCGTCCAGACCCCATCAACAGCCGTTTTCCGTCAGATACAACAAGCGGTGCCGCTGTTCTGCTGGTTCCCCTGAATTTTGCCGCCACCCGATTTCTCAGCGGTGGTTTTTCTTTTTTATATCCACGACTTAGAATGGCGACCTTGCGTCCGCTTTCTGCAAGAGATCGTGCAAAAATTTCTACAATCGGGGTTTTTCCTGTTCCGCCCACCGTAAGATTTCCAACGCTGACCACTTGGCACCCAAGGGTGTAATGCCGAAAAATTCCATGACGATACAAATACAAACGACTCAACACAATGGATTCGAATATTTTGGACAGTAAACTCAGAACAAACCGCCAAAATGCCGCGCCTCTGGATCGTCGGTCACCGTTGATAATTTCGAGAAAATACTCTTCAATTTGTTCATTCAAATGGGACAACGTGCACCCTGTTCTGTTGATCGTGTTTGTAAAAATGCCTGAAAGAGCCTCTCATACGCAATCTTGCATGTATAGATCATTGACCAGCTCACCGCAACTATGATTCATATATTTACTTTTAAATATGAGACGTCATACGCCGAATCACTTAAAACCTGAAGAGAACAACGATGGAATCCAGAAATATAAGCAATCAGTCAGCACCGGTTAGCGACCCGGAAAGTCGATCCCGTTTTATCCCTGAGCAATGGCTCACCCCCTTTGCTATCAGTGATTTATTTGTGCAGCCGAACCATCCTCTAGCCATTGATCTCGGCTGCGGGAAAGGCAGATTTCTTCTGGAACATGCTGCCGCGCATCCCGACATTAATTTTTTGGGCATCGACCGGATGCTTAACCGTATCCGTAAAATTGCCAAAAAAGTCGATAAACGAGAGATGGAAAACGTCAGACTGCTACGGCTAGATGGTTTTTATACCGTTTCCTACCTCATCCCCGAGCACTGTGTTGATATCTATTATATTTTCTTTCCTGACCCATGGCCCAAGAAACGACACCATCATAACCGCATATTTAATGACGTTTTTTTAGACGCCCTTTATCGAACAATGAAACCCCGTGCCCTGCTGCACTTCGCTACAGATCATCTTCCTTACTACGATGATGTTTACGATCTGCTTCGCCACGACGCACATTTCAAACAAACAGCGACCTACGAACCGCCACCGGAGGAAAAATCCGATTTTGAACTGATGTTCATGGACGACAAAGAAATCGGTCGCTGTTCCTTTGAATTCGTTCAATAACCCTCACATTTCAGCGAAAAGCTACAACGATGTCATAGATTTAATCAGTGCTTCTGCCCTGGGTATGTCATCGGGATGATCGATGCCCATGCTAGATGTTTCTGTAACAACCACTTTCATTCTGCATCCGAGATAGAGCGCACGCAGCTGTTCAAGCTTTTCGAGCTGTTCTATGTCGCATGGAATGGCTGCGACCATGTGCTCAAGCCATTCTTTTGTATAGGCATAAATACCGATATGACGGAGGTATGTGGCAGAAAGATCTGCGGGGTATTCATCTCGTGCACAGGGGATAATCGATCGCGAAAAATAAAGCGCCTTATGGGTGTGATCCATGACAACTTTCACAGTGGATGACTGCTTTAATTCTTCCATGGAAGTAATCGCCGTCGCAGCAGTCGCCATATCCCAAATATACCTGTGATCATAAAAAGCACCTGCCAGTTCGTCGATTAACGCGGGCTCAATCAGCGGCTCATCGCCCTGAATATTGATAATAATATCGGCATCTGTTGATAATGCCGCTTCAGCAACCCGATCTGTTCCAGACGGGTGATCGGAACGAGTCATGATATGCTTTCCGCCAAATCCATCGACCGCCAGCGCAATGCGTGGATCATCTGTGGCGACAATTACATCGTCCAGTTTCGTTGCTTTTTTGGCCTGCTCATACACATGTTGAACGAGAGGTTTTCCGGCAAGTAAAGCCAGACTTTTCCCCGGGAATCGCGTGGAACCCCAACGGGATGGAATAACGCCGATGATACGCATGACAATGATCCTTTCTGCGGGCAATGTGACTATCCCGCGCACATGTCCATATACTGAATGAGTTCCTGCGTTGAGCACGTCGCAGTGCCGAGCTTGCCAACAACCACTCCGGCGGCATAATTGGCCAGTTCGGCCGCCTCGACTCGCGTCGCTCCGGCGGCCAACGCCAGAACTCCCGTCGCTATTACTGTATCACCCGCCCCGCTTACGTCAAACACTTCTCGTGCACGTGTGGGAATAACAGCAAAATCTTTGTCTTTTTCCACAAGTAACATCCCCTTGCTTCCCAATGTCAACATCAGTAATTCCGGCTCCCATTTGGCTCGAAGTGCACGAGCAACCCGCAATAATTTTTCGTCTTTTAAGGGATCGCCTTCAGGCTTGTTTTCTATGGCGGCCACAGCACAAAACGCTTCGTGCCGATTCGGAGAGGCCATGGTGATACCTTGTATGGCCAACTCATGGTAGTCTTTCGGATCAAATCCTGTCGGTATCCGCCTGCGACGAGCTGCTTGAATTACAGTATCGACAACACGCTGCTGGATAATGCCTTTGCCATAGTCTTCAATAATAACTCCTGTCGCCTTTTCAACCTCCACATCAATCATGGCACATAATTGATCAAAAATCGCCGACTCATATTCCATTAATGCATCCCAGTCCACGCGACACACCTGCTGATGTTCCGCAATAATACGCGTTTTCACCGTCGTTTTCCATTGATCCAGCACAAGCACTCCAGACGTTCTTACGCCGCCATCTTCCAACAGATTCATCAGCTGCCGGCCGTGCCCATCCTGACCGATAACTCCCGAAACAAGCGATTGGCCTCCCAAAAATTGAATATTACGTGCCACATTGCTTGCTCCTCCGGGCATACTCGTCTCTTTTTCTACGCAAATTACAGGAACCGGGGCTTCCGGCGAAATCCTTGAAACCGTCCCGTAAATGAAGCGATCCAGCATAAGATCGCCTACAACTAAGATCCGCTGCTGTCCAAATCGCGCTGTGATTTCTTTTGCACGTTCAATACAAATGCTCATAATGCCTCATTCTATCTCTGTGGTCGTATCTGCATGCTCCAAATCATATTCATCAGGAGAGTCTGGATCGTTATACCTAATTTCTTCCAGAATCAATTTAATATTCGCGACGGGCACGCTGGCCTCCATACGTGTTAATAATCGCTGATCATCATCAGAAACCCACATCCAGCCAGAACCCTTACGCACAAACAAACCGTCAAAAGCGGCCTTTGGTTCTATTTTTAGACTTTGTACATTGTCACCACCGTACAGCCTAACTGTTTCATATTTAATTGGATGTACGAATACATCATAAATATCCTCATCGGCCATGACTCGAAACTCCATATCAACACCCGGCTGAAACGACTGTTTCCGCATAAAATACATAAATGAAATAAGGTCTCTAGTATCCTCTTCAATCATCAGTTCCTTCGTGTTTTCATTGAGAAATGAATTCCAGGAGGCCGTTCCATCCGAGTGATGGAAAACCGTTTGTTCGTGTGCACAATATCCCCCTTCTTTGAGGTTTTTAGTGAAACGTACAGGTAAAAAAGAACCGGGTTCAATAAGCGATTCAAGCACATCATCAACAGGATAAACACTGCTTAAAATTTTATTCGTCCTGCTACGAAAACGGATACGTATATACCTGTACCCGTCTACATCCACATACCGAGTAGTCACAACGCATTGACCAACAGGAACAAACCCCCAATAGATACGATAAACAAGATCTTCCCCCACTGGAAACCACAACGACTCAGCGGCTCCGTTCGATCGCGCGTCCACAGGCTCTGCGCCCGTTGCCATGTTTCGCGTGGACGCAATAACTACAAAAAAAAGAACATAAAAAAACCGAAACAAAATGAAGTGTTGGTAGTTTGACATGTACATCCTATCCGTGAGCAATGGACTGAAGGTAAACAATGATACGGTTAACTCCCTCATGAAACTGGTGTTGATAATACTTTACCAGCTTATTTACCACTTGAATCCCAAAGTGCTTACAAACCGTCGCAGACATCGTTATGTCTAAATTAAAAACCTTGTTCATCGTTTTATTATGTTGCTGAAGCTAACACACAGGATAAATGTATCAACAAGAAAATATGCATAATAAGTGACAGGCACATATATGTTGACATCGTTGAACTTTTTTGAGACAAGACACCCCATGAGACGTAGACGTATTAAACGAAATCCATTAGCTTACTATCATTGCATGACCCGCATTGTCGGGCGACAAATGTTGTTGGGTGATGTGGAAAAAAAACATATGCACGGACTGATCCGTAAAGTAGAAGCATTCACTGGCGTGAGGGTTTTAACCTATGCCTTGATGACGAATCATATTCATTTACTGCTCGAGGAACCGGATCGTAACACAGGAGTATCGGATGCCATATTAATGGAGCGAATGCGTGCTTTGTACACGGCGGATGAGATGCGGGAAATAGAATCTCGCTGGGCGGACTGGCTGCAGCAAGGGAATAAAAACGCAGTGGATTGTGATAAACAAAGCTATTCCTCTCGCATGCATGATATAAGCGAATTTATGAAGACACTAAAACATCGGTTTTCATTTTGGTACAATCGCAAGCATGGGCGAAAAGGGACGCTATGGGCAGAGCGTTTCAAAAGCGTTTTAGTGGAGGATGGCGATGCGCTTCGTACTGTGGCGGCATATATAGAGATGAATCCGGTTCGAGCGGGCTTGTCAAAGGAACCTTCGTCATATCCATTTTGCGGATTTGGAGAGGCTGTGAATGGTTCCCGAGAGGCAAGAATCGGGATTACAGCACTGATGGTCAAGAAAGACGCCGCATTTGGTTGGGATACAAGCCATGACTGGCCAAAGCTTGCTTCACGATATTTTGATGATATCTTGATGTATGGAAAGATAGACATTGAGTCAGGACCGTCGATAAAGCGTCTTTTGAGCCGATGCAGATATTTTACTGACGGCCAGGTGTTGGGATCAAAGTCTTTTGTAGAAGAATTTTTTTCGGAAAACAGGGAATATTTTGGCGAACACCGAACAGAAGGCGGACGAAAAATGAAAGGAGACTGGGATGGCCTGTATGCGATTCGAGATGTCAGCAGCCAGAGACCCAATCAATGAGTTCTCCTACGATCTTGTGCTGCCCAAAAAACGGTACAACTGTTTGCCTTCAGGAAAAAATGGAGAATAAATGATGAAAAGCATTTGTTGTATAGGGATCAGTGTGGCGGAC
It encodes:
- the murJ gene encoding murein biosynthesis integral membrane protein MurJ; translation: MNNRRAILKSTGIVSSLTMLSRVLGLVRDVFMAGLFGTSTAMSAFVIAFTIPNLFRRLFGEGALAASFIPVFMERRVQQGDAAAWKLAQRVLFITTTLLVILCSVIWISISFLRTTAVDEQSLLTLSLMRIMLPYMIFICLAGLCMAILNSYKHFALPAATPCILNLIWIVAAAWVAPYLVPGANKIYVIAWSIVLAGIFQLLIQWPVLRMHGFRFGLTTPLFDIQTRRVLTLMGPAALGLAVTQINVLVDRGLAAWIGPWAPASLFYSERILYLPLGIFATALGTVLLPTFSANTAEKKYDEMLGTIHQSLRMLLFVMTPAAMGLILFAHPVIEIIYQWKAFDQRSTQLASLALQCYAPGLLVFSLAKIFTPAFYALKDTTTPFKAGLFCLALNVVLNITFIWLLPPYKEHAGIALGTVASESVYAVILAVCLHRKLGSPHWIQIGRAFIRHLFAALVMGVIAIVLFHTLMNAIPVSWMIYAKLKQIILLLIAITIGGVFYVACTFLLRCSEVTELIKIVRR
- the trmB gene encoding tRNA (guanosine(46)-N7)-methyltransferase TrmB, coding for MESRNISNQSAPVSDPESRSRFIPEQWLTPFAISDLFVQPNHPLAIDLGCGKGRFLLEHAAAHPDINFLGIDRMLNRIRKIAKKVDKREMENVRLLRLDGFYTVSYLIPEHCVDIYYIFFPDPWPKKRHHHNRIFNDVFLDALYRTMKPRALLHFATDHLPYYDDVYDLLRHDAHFKQTATYEPPPEEKSDFELMFMDDKEIGRCSFEFVQ
- a CDS encoding glycosyltransferase family 2 protein; its protein translation is MFLMQKISACVTAFNEEKKIARCLQSLLWCDEIIVVDSFSTDRTVEICRQFTDRVYQRPWLGYIGQRNMIREMAANEWVLFLDADEELSPQLKEEIKREINSDAPFVGYAFPRMVYYLGKWIKHGEWWPDVKLRLFMRDRGRSVGREPHDQVKVDGPVKTMKSPIYHYTYDSINDHLRTMNRFSTITALEKYKEGIRFQWSDILLRPFWRFFKAYILKKGFMSGRHGLLIATVSAFAVAMKYYKLWEMEYYSRHPEKQIFKPTNEDIPE
- the lpxK gene encoding tetraacyldisaccharide 4'-kinase, which produces MSHLNEQIEEYFLEIINGDRRSRGAAFWRFVLSLLSKIFESIVLSRLYLYRHGIFRHYTLGCQVVSVGNLTVGGTGKTPIVEIFARSLAESGRKVAILSRGYKKEKPPLRNRVAAKFRGTSRTAAPLVVSDGKRLLMGSGRAGDEPYMLASNLPKAAVLVDANRVKSGRYAIKALGCDTLILDDGFQHLKLKHWVDIVLVDSTNPFGNNGRVLPRGLLREPIRNIKRAHFIFITKCSGPQKELKAQLRALNSHAEISECRHCPRYLENVYTGERFPLEYLEGKRVAAMSGIASPDGFENELCKFGAELVDRKRYADHHRYTQMEILDRINKSIERGAEIIVTTEKDAVRLPKIKRRDISIYFLRVEIELLTGKEDFEALIRRICFK
- the waaF gene encoding lipopolysaccharide heptosyltransferase II, which produces MNTVLICGVNWLGDSIMCMPAVVSFMQANPDVKVTVLAKKSMKSVWAMFPERIEFMEMPHTGRDMCRLASKLRKRSFDAAYILPNSVRSALIPWMAGIPLRIGAPGHARRWLINRLRPYTPEIQQKHQAYEAFHILCPENAPAVIHSVSLRISDEEKRDAMNLLAPFSRPLVGLIPGAARGTSKQWAPERYAAVAQYLCAEGGSAVLFGTPAEASLCGQIAATVNSSHCQSFAGTTSFALWAALMAQCDAIVANDSGGMHLASALGCSVIAVYGITDPQKTGPLGDQFTVLQHSRRQQRDVPRESEEATAMLALVSSEEVIDVLRTYLGTDQRKECF
- a CDS encoding DUF3108 domain-containing protein; protein product: MRELTVSLFTFSPLLTDRMYMSNYQHFILFRFFYVLFFVVIASTRNMATGAEPVDARSNGAAESLWFPVGEDLVYRIYWGFVPVGQCVVTTRYVDVDGYRYIRIRFRSRTNKILSSVYPVDDVLESLIEPGSFLPVRFTKNLKEGGYCAHEQTVFHHSDGTASWNSFLNENTKELMIEEDTRDLISFMYFMRKQSFQPGVDMEFRVMADEDIYDVFVHPIKYETVRLYGGDNVQSLKIEPKAAFDGLFVRKGSGWMWVSDDDQRLLTRMEASVPVANIKLILEEIRYNDPDSPDEYDLEHADTTTEIE
- a CDS encoding metallophosphoesterase translates to MHNTPNEQPRLITESHPHYDQLAQRVGPMHLRLRLGIESDHVSEMFGQGINLFHFENMQGLHYMIKLFLKSTFLYQRGKRNALNLQIHQQEIVSPRIPSLFDGFRILHCSDLHIDMNNQLEEVLIRQLEAVEYDLCVITGDIKFRTDGSERKALNKLERVRKHIHKPVLAVLGNHDFIHMTPLLEAMDIQVLMNENSLIERNEQRIAIAGVDDPHFYLADNLERATQGLTGRDYSILLAHSPEVFRKASYCGFDLLLCGHTHGGQICAPGGHVLYSNARIPRSLARGKWQYRSMDGYTSCGIGSSSIDVRFNCPPELVIHTLRTNHSQSTSSRSA
- the kdsB gene encoding 3-deoxy-manno-octulosonate cytidylyltransferase is translated as MRIIGVIPSRWGSTRFPGKSLALLAGKPLVQHVYEQAKKATKLDDVIVATDDPRIALAVDGFGGKHIMTRSDHPSGTDRVAEAALSTDADIIINIQGDEPLIEPALIDELAGAFYDHRYIWDMATAATAITSMEELKQSSTVKVVMDHTHKALYFSRSIIPCARDEYPADLSATYLRHIGIYAYTKEWLEHMVAAIPCDIEQLEKLEQLRALYLGCRMKVVVTETSSMGIDHPDDIPRAEALIKSMTSL